A region of the Papaver somniferum cultivar HN1 unplaced genomic scaffold, ASM357369v1 unplaced-scaffold_47, whole genome shotgun sequence genome:
ggtttcggCTTGTTTCCCATCTCTATCCATTACATTGCAAAAAAAAGTTACAATGTTTTTTGAAGAAActaaaaagtacattgaaattgaaatcctactaacttaaaacataaaaaactacattgaaattgaaatcctactaaCTTAAAACATtgaaaagtacattgaaatttaaatactacttctaaataacttaaattatCACTTTAGTTTAGGGGATAGGGTCCAAACCATAAGGGCTAAAATctcgttcttccatattttgtagaTGGGTCTCTCATATTTTTAAATTCGAAGAAGTACCCTTTTCGTTCATGAATGAAAAGGGTATATTATGCACAACCAAAATTATGAAGGGAATCTCATACAGTTTTTTCGTTCCATTCATGAATGAAAAGGGTATTTCATGTACCTCAACTTAAAAGAAGGGTCCCAACTGCAAAAATGCCTGGTAACTGGTATGCGACATAAGTGGAACTAAAAATTTGATAGAATTCACGGTACCGGCTGATTGCGTATTTAAtagtttatcattattattttttctagTTATATATCTGCATTTAAGTGCTTGCATTGATCCGCTCGATGAAATGCCCAGTTCTGCATATAATTTCAGTATTAAATCATTTGGGtacgattatttttttttatttagtatGAAAAATCATGGTCCAAACATTGTATTGTACATAATCACCAATAAACATATACGCATATGCGACATCATGAAAATGGGTTTGGGAAAAAAAAAggcaaccattttcatatatggACTATGACCAGGAATACCGCAAGCATCCGTTTTTTGGTGAAAATCATGGTCATTGATTAGACGAGCTTTGCGAACAATTTACTTTCAATTTCTGATCATGATAAAGAAAATTAACAGTTTTCCAGGTTACAAGTGGATTTACTTTCAGTTTTCCCGATTCCGATGAATCAATATATTTAAATTCTAGAAGGGATAACTCGAGAATCGATTAAACGATCTTTCTGAACAATTTACTTTCGATTTCTGATAATGATCAAGAAAATTAATAGTTTTCCGAGTTACAAATGGATTTACTTCCAGTTTTCACGATTCCGATGAATCAATATATTTAAATTTTAGAAGAGATAACTAAAGAATCGATTAGACGAGCTTTGTGAACAATTTACTTACAAtttctgatcatgatcaagaaaatTAACAGTTTTCCGAGTTACAAGTGGGTTTACTTCCAGTTTTTCCTATTCCAATGAATTGATATATTTAAATTTACTTTCAATTTCTATTGAGTGCATTTTTAATTCTGCGTTCTCGATTAACTATCATTTTCGATTATGTTTTTTAACTATGGCtacgagcatgcttaatttcaattgaataatttttTGGTCAAGATCAGCTAGCTTTTTTGGCCCGACGAAAACTGAAAGTCATCATTGGAgaataaaattttataataaattgGTAAGTTTTTATTTATGGtccaaattttataataaaattttaATTGCTTCTTGAAAATGTACCATGTAAGAGAAGTCTATGTTAGAAGCAAGGAACAAATAATATGGTGCAATCTCATGCGGTTGTGCAACTTTTCCCATTGGCACTTATGACCCAAATGGTGCCGTGATCAATGGTTGATAATTTGCAGTGGGGTTGTTTAATTACGGAGCTTATTAATAGTACTAGGTCATCGCATATAGCCAGTGTGTTATATAAATGTACTAGCACGTCTTTTATGTGCGTTGACAGTGTTGTTCGTATGATGTACGAAAGTAGCCTTTGTACTGTTGGTGTTGTGGTGTTTCACGtgtctgttttttcttttgattaaaaaaGGGTGGTGTTACACGTGTTTTCTTATGGTTAACAAAACCAAGAAACGAACTTATCTTCTCCATACCCAAACCCCAaattctacttttcttcatctctgCAACTTATTCCTAACTTTATTTACAAAATCTAGCGCCAAAATTTCCCTCTAaaattttcgtgaaaaacaaattCCCACAGAAATCCCCCAAAGTTCGCTCAATCACCCAAAGTTTTCGCATCTTCTCAAATAAAACAGTTTCAgtttttctctccaaaatggaagaaaaataaaatctctccaaaccctaaaaaaaatccaTCTTCTGTTCGAAATTAAAGATAAACTCGTTCTCTCGAATCTTCACAGAGCAGGTCAATTCCATCTTTTGTCTAGATATCTACACAACACTCCTGActaatttgggggttttgttttCGTCACTCTCCAATCTCGTAGCAGGTCAATTTTTCACATCTCCCTAAAGTTTCAATTCGGGGTTTCCTTAATTTGGATtttaatgtttttaatttttgttttgtagGTTTGTTTTTCATTCGATCCGAAAATGCAATCTGAAGAAGGGTAATTTTTCAATGAATccctatttttttgttttttttgttggatTTCTTTTTTTTGTAATTGGAAGTGGATTGTGTCTTTCTTGTTCCCTTTGTACTAGTTCAGGTTATGGCATCTCATCTTTTTATTTGAGACTTACTTGCTGTGTTGTGTGCCTGCTGTGATTGGTTTTTAATATTTTGATTTCCTTCCCTTGAGTTTGCTACCATAAATGTTAAAATCCCATTAAAACTTCAATTTCATAgtggtttttgttttgtttctcttTGCTGTTAATGACAAAAATATATCCCCTTGGTTTAAGTTGATAATAATGCATAATTTAATGCTAAACCCAAGTGGTTAATTGTTTTCCATAGTATATACTCTAATCTAACTGATGCAAAGGAGATGACAGACCATTTTGCAGACCTTTTTGTGACCAGTTCATTCCAAAAGACTAGTTCATGATAGGATTCCAGtttaatgctttgtttgtcttcatACTAGTTTCCAAAAAAGCTTAGCTGGTTGTTTCAGACAATACTATGACGATAAGAGTTTAGTCAACAGGTGTTACTCTTTTAGTAAGACCATCTGGTCAGTTCATGGACACCTAAACACACTAGACTCCTTAATGAGCTGGTTATAGACTTTTGTTGTCAAAGATATATATTCCAGACACCCTTAATCCCATAACCAACCAACCATCTACATAATTGTGGGTACTCTCTACTTGGAAACACCAGGGCCTAGCATTGGCGTTCCTGCAAGCAGGGTGATTAAGACATGATTTCATCTTAATTAAGGAGATTATTTGTAAATACCCAGCTATCTCTAATCTAGACATGGTTGGTCGGTTGTACAATACCCAGAGAATTATAGTCATGAATTATTCTAGTGTTGTACGGGATTTGGGTTTGGTTCTCATTGTAAAGTGTCTCACTGTATGTTCTTTCCAAGTTTCTGGTGCATTTGCTtatgttttgatttctttttgatttttttttttggttttaatggtTCTACACAGAATAGAAAATCAGCAAAATGGTGAGCACTTCAACACCTTAGCTGCTGGTACAATACTAAATTGTTTTCTTTCTTACTGATGTATCCAAATGTATTTTAGTAATACCATAGATTGCTAAGTTTTTTTTCTAAGCAGTTGTTGTCCCTGAAGAGAGAAAAGTCCGACGTGATACCACTCTTGCATCTTTTATGGCAAAGCgggaagaagagaaaaaagttGATTGGGATGGCAATCCTAAAGGAGCCAATCAAGTGCGATATTCTGACGCCATTGGGGTATTGCTAAAACAATATCGGAGGTTCAACTGGACAAAGCACTGGGATAAACACGATACAATGGCGAAGGACTGGCTGTTGGGAGAACTTCAGGTGAACATACTTAGCAGAAGTTAATaccatgtttgtttattttgcGTCCCATATAATTAGTACCCGATGTGATGGGAAAAAGAGTTGGTAAATGTACATACTGTTTCAACGTTATAATGATAATGACAATGTGCAGCACATAGTGCTACTTTACAAAATTTATTTGTACCATGCTCTATGTTTGTAGGCTTGTAGCCATCAACTCAGAACCAAACATCGCTAAGAAATTTAGTCTTATGTAAGCAATTGAGATTTTTATCATATTCCTTGTGTTCCTCATGCTTTTGTTTGTTTCAACCAGTTAAGTTGAAGATCTTAAAttgttgatcaaacaattttttaaaaatataaagTCACATGTCTGAGGTTTCATATGTTTGTGAATAAGTTATGCTGCTAAAATTACTTTTATGGTCACATCAATGATTTTGTGGAGTTATCAAATAAATATTGCTATGAACTCGTTGATTGGCCACATCAATGATTTTGTTATTCTATTTTGACACTAAAGCTGTAGATGTTTACCTGTTAGTTGTTCACAGATATAGTCACTACAAGTTATCATATTTTGTCTATTTCAGGATTTGTTCATAGTAGATGAACGTTATAAAACTGCCACCCTCTCTATTGATGTTGATATATTCAGGGGAAAGAAAGGTACACGGAAGGGAAAACACTTTACACGACACGATACAACTGCAAAACgtcttgcagataaaccagctgctTTAACTGAAGGGGAGTGGAAGGATCTCGCGACATTCTGGGAAACTGATGCAACACACCAGGTAAGTTCACACATCTTATATGTCTAGGTCTATATATGTTTTGGTTATGCATCATGTCTAATTAATTATGCCTTTTATATTCGTAAGAAATTTTCCGAACAAAATGTCAAGAGTAGATGTTGCCAACAAGTAAAGCACACAATGGGAAGGAAAAACCACGCTCGATGCAAAGCTAAAATGGTACATACACAATATGGTCTTGACAATCACTTTTCACTTTGCAACTTGAAATTTTTTTGGATTTAATTAAGGAGACATGAACCTGTATAAATTAGAAGTTTTTTATTTATAACTGTACCTAGGTATGTCTTTATTTTCGCATGTTGTATAATTTGTTGATCATCCGGATGGCTTAATTGCAAATTGCAAAACATTGTCAAGAATTGGAATATCATATGCTGGGATAGTGCCTGAAGTTTTTTGTATGTagtttttaatattttgctttcaAATACTATTATTCATTGTATGTGATGGAATTTGTACAGGATGAAGATAATGGAGGGAACCCACCAACTAATGGTAATGTGTTCATTAAAACCCATGTGAATAAAAAAACTGGAAAAGCTTTGGACCCAATTTCACAAGGCTTCATAGTAAGTATCTTCTCTAGTAAGGTTCATACACTTCTTATCATAGAAGATAAGATCTTTTATCCTACATTTTTTCTGATATACATAGGTCCAAATGAGGGAACAATCAGGGTTGGATGAGAATGGGTTTGATGAGGATGGTAACCAACAACCAATTAGTGATGAAGTCTATGGAAACGTAGTACCTACAACAAGGCAGAAACATGTAAGAGCTGAAACATATCCAACATGCCTTAGTTATGAGAGAAATGAAGATTTCGAGAGACGAATGAAAGAGCGGGATGAAGATTTTGATAGGAGAATCAGGGAACGAGATGCAGAATGGGAGGCACGGATAAAAGCACGTGATGAGGAGTCTAAGATACGTGAGAAAAAAATGTTGGAGTATGTTAGATTGTGCTGCAGGCCAGAGCACGTTTTGAGTCCGGGGCAATTTTCAGGACCTTCAGATTACCACTTCAGACCTGCGCAACCACTATTTGCACCTTGGGAGCATCCTTACAGACCTTTAGAGCAACTTAACAGATCTGGGGAGCAGCCTTATAGACATGAGGGACATCTTTTTAGACATGCGAATTAGCCTTACAAACATGAGGAGCAACTCGTTAGAACTGCGGAGCAGTCTAAGAATTGAGGAGCAACTGTACAGATTTCAAAATGATTGTAAGTATCATTTTCCTTAATTTCATAATTATTGGTATGTTAGTATGATATTTACTCTTTGCATGTTGGTGTTATATTTAGTATTTCTCTTACAGCCCAATCTTTGTAGACATGATGTTTCTCCTCCATTCTGTGATGTGTTTGTTTTGATCTGTTTAACAGGAGCGCGAGGCCTAGGGGTGTACGGCTGGGATGGATTTAGTATTGAGAAGGTCTAGTTTGAAGATTAAAGTTTCTTTGAAGTTTATTTATTTGGGGATTGTTTAAATCTTTTCTTATGTCAAAGTTGGAATCATCATACTCTGTGACAGATGTTTTTCATTTTAATTCAATTTGAATTCTTTGTTCTGATTTAATTCATGCGAGTAAAATGAATTTTTTAATACAATTTTACTGTATAACGTccctgttttaaaaaaaaaacgtccCTGTTTATGAACGCGTTGGCGCACATGTTGCAATAGATATTTTGTTGCTGCACGCAGGATTTTGGTGTGGCAAAACTACtttataaataaaagaaaattaaaattatatattaaaaaaattgtttttagcCTCACATTATTGCATCACTAGTTGTGTTGCAAcatattttcaaaataaaataaaactaaaaataaaattataattaaattatAAAAAATGTCTTTTGCCTCGTTTTATTGCCTCACCTTTTGGTGTGGCATAAAACctatttataaataaaataaaataataattagatTAGAAAAATGTTTTTTGCCTCATGTTATTGCCTCACCTTTTGGTGTGGCATAAAACCTATATATTTCCTCACCATATTAAAGGTGTGCCAATAACTTCTTGTCACACGGTTTGTTGCCACACAGTGTGGCAAAAAGTTTTTATGTGGCAAAAGGATGTTGCAAACAAAAAGTGGGTTCTTGACGACGTGTTGCAGTACATGAAGTTTCTTGTAGTGGTACCCCTTCTTCTGGCGAGCCCAAAAGGCAACGAAAGGTCTTGGATTTGGATGCCTTGGCTGCAATTCCAAAAGCTGCCATTCTTACCAATCCCTCCGTTCTTCCTAAGCTTCATCCCTCTCGTTCTCGTACCACTTCCTCTGTCAAATTAGTGGACCCTCATGTTTTCCCTGAAGTTGAGCTCCCCGAGAAGCCCAACGAAGACCCTTCAACCggcgagaagaagaaaaaaatggctTCGTCGGCTATGTCTGACCTTATTTACGACCCTGACCTGAGGTTTCTATAGGAGGTTTATGACAAAGCTCGCGAAGATCCATCTCTAAGTCCCGTGCCTTAAAATCCTTAGTAACCTTTAGCTCCAGTGATTTTCTTGCCCAAGATCCTTCTGTGATACTGAACGCCTCAATGAACTTGTCTCTCCAACAACATTCGGCCTTAAGTGCCAGGTAAATATCTTGTACCTCCTCAGTTCGACCTTCCCCTCGCTCTGAGGCTTATTTCTGACTGGGTTCTTTGATTTTCAGGAGGTCAATCGACATATGGCCAGCCTCGTGGAGATTAGACTGGTCCGCGAGAAAGCCAAGAAGGATGAAGCTCAAATCAAAACCTTGGAGAATGAACTCAAAGAGGATATGGAGCACTCCATCAAGCAAATACAGAAGATAGAGAAGCTTCTAAGTAAGTTCCTTAACTTCGTAGATTCGTTTTCGCCTTTATCTTTATTtctgttattttattatttcgtaTTTCGTCAAGCTCTATGCATGCAACGCCAAATTAGTGCCTCCGAAGCATCCGCCACGTTAGAAGATCTTCGTGCCGAGAACATGAATCCCGTGACCCAGAATGACTGTTACGTGTCTGATAACACAATTTTAAATGAGAAAGTCAAAACGCTTTTTTCGCAAGTGGATCGTTTGTTCATTGTCTGTTCTCGGAATGAGGAGTTGAATCTCCATCTTCATAACAATAATGAGCGCCTCAAGATGGAACTTCAACGAGTCAACAGTTCACTACTTACTTCAAAGAGTCTTCACCTCTCGTCATCCACTGCCTACAAGAGACTAAAAGAAGATTACGAGCGcgtgattaatattaaaaataaggTTGTGGCTGATCTTCGCAAGTCTCTAAATAAAGTAACCGGTTTAAACGAAGATATTGATTATCTGAAAAGGAAAGTGGAACTCCGCCAGACTCAGATAAATAACTCATTTCTCCCGAAGTCCATCAAATCTTCCTCTCAATCCAAGTCCATCGAACCTTGCAAAAACAAGGCTGCTCTTGTCATTAAATCCGGAAAATATTCCTCGAAGTCGGGTCATGGTAAAGGCTGGGACAATGCATATCACGAAAATTATGTGTCCGTCTTCAAGAATCGGATCTAGCAATATCCAAGCTGGATCATTTGTATACTGACATTCAAGAAATCTTGAACACTACTATCTTGCAGATGGAAGGTATCTTTAGGTACCACGCAAAACATCACTGATTACGTCAAACTTTTAGTTTCTGGTGAAGTTCTGTTTGGTTTTGCAGAGTCTGAAGAGCGTCATAAGAGCCAAGTCCTTCTCCTTTCCCAGGAAAGGGATGAATTTCGCACGGAGGTTTCTCGCCTCAAGTTTGAGGTCGATGATTTGAATGTCGATATGGATGAGATGATTGAGACTTCTGTGAAGGTAGCGAAGGCAGCTCGCAAGAATGCTCAGAACTACCTGACCTATCTCTTCGGAAACTACTACAATGAGCAAGGTATCCCTCATCCTACTTTTCCTCTAGTGGTATTCTCCGATGACGAGCAACCAAAGGATGACAGGGTCATTTCGGGTGAAGAGGATAGATTCTCTGAAGATGGCAAGGA
Encoded here:
- the LOC113342735 gene encoding uncharacterized protein LOC113342735 isoform X1, with amino-acid sequence MQSEEGIENQQNGEHFNTLAAVVVPEERKVRRDTTLASFMAKREEEKKVDWDGNPKGANQVRYSDAIGVLLKQYRRFNWTKHWDKHDTMAKDWLLGELQDLFIVDERYKTATLSIDVDIFRGKKGTRKGKHFTRHDTTAKRLADKPAALTEGEWKDLATFWETDATHQKFSEQNVKSRCCQQVKHTMGRKNHARCKAKMDEDNGGNPPTNGNVFIKTHVNKKTGKALDPISQGFIVQMREQSGLDENGFDEDGNQQPISDEVYGNVVPTTRQKHVRAETYPTCLSYERNEDFERRMKERDEDFDRRIRERDAEWEARIKARDEESKIREKKMLEYVRLCCRPEHVLSPGQFSGPSDYHFRPAQPLFAPWEHPYRPLEQLNRSGEQPYRHEGHLFRHAN
- the LOC113342735 gene encoding uncharacterized protein LOC113342735 isoform X3, with protein sequence MQSEEGIENQQNGEHFNTLAAVVVPEERKVRRDTTLASFMAKREEEKKVDWDGNPKGANQVRYSDAIGVLLKQYRRFNWTKHWDKHDTMAKDWLLGELQDLFIVDERYKTATLSIDVDIFRGKKGTRKGKHFTRHDTTAKRLADKPAALTEGEWKDLATFWETDATHQDEDNGGNPPTNGNVFIKTHVNKKTGKALDPISQGFIVQMREQSGLDENGFDEDGNQQPISDEVYGNVVPTTRQKHVRAETYPTCLSYERNEDFERRMKERDEDFDRRIRERDAEWEARIKARDEESKIREKKMLEYVRLCCRPEHVLSPGQFSGPSDYHFRPAQPLFAPWEHPYRPLEQLNRSGEQPYRHEGHLFRHAN
- the LOC113342735 gene encoding uncharacterized protein LOC113342735 isoform X2; translation: MQSEEGIENQQNVVVPEERKVRRDTTLASFMAKREEEKKVDWDGNPKGANQVRYSDAIGVLLKQYRRFNWTKHWDKHDTMAKDWLLGELQDLFIVDERYKTATLSIDVDIFRGKKGTRKGKHFTRHDTTAKRLADKPAALTEGEWKDLATFWETDATHQKFSEQNVKSRCCQQVKHTMGRKNHARCKAKMDEDNGGNPPTNGNVFIKTHVNKKTGKALDPISQGFIVQMREQSGLDENGFDEDGNQQPISDEVYGNVVPTTRQKHVRAETYPTCLSYERNEDFERRMKERDEDFDRRIRERDAEWEARIKARDEESKIREKKMLEYVRLCCRPEHVLSPGQFSGPSDYHFRPAQPLFAPWEHPYRPLEQLNRSGEQPYRHEGHLFRHAN
- the LOC113342735 gene encoding uncharacterized protein LOC113342735 isoform X4 yields the protein MAKREEEKKVDWDGNPKGANQVRYSDAIGVLLKQYRRFNWTKHWDKHDTMAKDWLLGELQDLFIVDERYKTATLSIDVDIFRGKKGTRKGKHFTRHDTTAKRLADKPAALTEGEWKDLATFWETDATHQKFSEQNVKSRCCQQVKHTMGRKNHARCKAKMDEDNGGNPPTNGNVFIKTHVNKKTGKALDPISQGFIVQMREQSGLDENGFDEDGNQQPISDEVYGNVVPTTRQKHVRAETYPTCLSYERNEDFERRMKERDEDFDRRIRERDAEWEARIKARDEESKIREKKMLEYVRLCCRPEHVLSPGQFSGPSDYHFRPAQPLFAPWEHPYRPLEQLNRSGEQPYRHEGHLFRHAN